The Enterococcus sp. 7F3_DIV0205 genome has a window encoding:
- a CDS encoding ATP-binding protein: protein MKLIAIELVGFGKWQQHKIEFLPKNQLFFGTNEAGKSTIYQFIQAMLFGFPPKGKRKKDYQPKNGAAYGGRLWFSHPIYGEVQVERFKGQNKGQAKVYFNDQIGDESTLEKMLHPLTKELFQSVFTFQQEQLSQLEKLSEEELQTSLLSLGLSGSQQLLVSREDYFKRAQVVYKGKGSQPPLNQKLNAYQLLQQKINEKEQQERPFQQLIAELAGTERSIAEKRQKAQELKTQLALVEKQVMNLPLYEELQSIEHTKTDTVLTPDEKETLLSIYQQHRFLSEELTRLNQNIAAQSETEAQTEDYQFYLKEEGHIQQLLNQRYEIDKLLSEINWMTQSLQQNKQEMFPLEKQWGWNSKTPPQLTFEEQAVNELRDEIVARTVKLQTTQTDLKLLEEEIATREENLSTFETINKEMFRKNHRQTKKTVNLFYCGVAGLCLLLSFFLPTPLRYGTFLLSAGFLIAGLFPLFYQPKDTYEGEKRQWQEKLSQLDYLNDQLLKIKAEIKKINEEEKEMSEYIAQKVKENHLGRMDQVEFWLTHRTDITRYLILLNTNQELENQLKEDQKRMTKLAEQTERYTARLPIAGTSLGERIRVISNFADKMEKVRFAQEYQADAYTRQTIREVKEKQQQVTDQARPLLHRFQIASINEIPNKIKGYQEANANYKRKQELQRMLVGVYPESSDPKQLPSRQIALTQTLNDVEESIQQLQEKEQKLLYQRQQMLADGTLDELYQKRAELMTEIEELALNWSANQLAGQVLMDLLTELSEKQLPNLLKKATDYFKLLTRNTYRAIQLQEEQLIVVREDQQRFMLHELSTGTRDQVIMAVRFAFLYLQEHRSLCPIMIDDGWLHYDSQRKEQLAQLFAVFSEHQQVICFSSDQEMVSYYKELKQPIIELEGA from the coding sequence ATGAAACTCATTGCAATAGAGCTTGTTGGATTTGGTAAATGGCAACAGCATAAGATTGAGTTTTTACCAAAAAATCAATTATTTTTTGGGACAAATGAAGCTGGAAAGTCAACAATCTATCAATTTATTCAAGCGATGCTTTTTGGCTTTCCACCTAAGGGCAAGCGAAAAAAGGATTATCAACCGAAAAATGGTGCAGCATACGGCGGACGCTTGTGGTTTTCTCATCCAATTTATGGGGAAGTTCAAGTCGAACGTTTCAAAGGTCAAAATAAAGGACAAGCAAAAGTCTATTTTAATGATCAAATAGGTGATGAGTCAACGTTGGAGAAGATGCTCCATCCATTGACTAAAGAGTTATTTCAGTCAGTTTTCACCTTCCAGCAAGAACAACTTAGTCAGCTAGAAAAATTGAGTGAAGAAGAATTACAAACGTCCTTACTCTCTTTAGGCTTATCTGGAAGTCAGCAGTTGTTAGTTAGTCGAGAAGATTACTTCAAGCGCGCTCAGGTAGTTTACAAGGGCAAAGGAAGCCAACCGCCATTAAACCAAAAACTGAATGCGTATCAACTTTTACAGCAAAAAATCAATGAGAAAGAACAGCAGGAACGTCCTTTCCAACAATTGATCGCTGAACTAGCAGGTACAGAGCGATCGATAGCAGAAAAACGTCAAAAAGCGCAAGAATTGAAGACCCAGTTGGCGCTGGTGGAAAAGCAAGTAATGAATTTACCTTTGTATGAAGAGCTACAATCTATTGAACATACAAAAACAGATACCGTCTTAACTCCTGACGAAAAAGAGACCTTACTTTCAATTTATCAGCAACATCGTTTTTTGAGTGAAGAACTGACACGGTTGAACCAAAATATTGCCGCACAAAGTGAGACAGAAGCGCAAACCGAGGATTACCAGTTTTACTTAAAAGAAGAAGGACATATACAGCAATTACTCAATCAACGTTATGAGATCGATAAATTGCTTTCGGAGATCAATTGGATGACCCAATCCTTACAACAAAATAAGCAAGAAATGTTTCCTTTAGAAAAACAGTGGGGATGGAACTCAAAGACACCACCGCAGTTGACTTTTGAAGAGCAAGCAGTCAATGAATTGCGAGATGAGATTGTCGCACGGACAGTCAAATTACAAACAACTCAAACTGATTTGAAGTTATTGGAAGAAGAAATTGCAACACGTGAAGAAAATTTAAGTACTTTTGAAACAATCAATAAAGAAATGTTCCGAAAGAATCATCGACAAACGAAAAAAACAGTCAATTTATTTTATTGTGGCGTTGCGGGACTCTGCTTATTGTTGAGTTTCTTTTTACCAACGCCGCTTAGATATGGAACATTCTTATTGAGTGCAGGATTTTTGATTGCGGGGTTATTTCCATTATTTTATCAGCCAAAAGATACCTATGAAGGTGAAAAAAGGCAATGGCAGGAAAAGTTATCTCAATTGGATTATTTGAATGATCAGCTATTAAAAATAAAAGCTGAAATCAAAAAAATCAATGAAGAAGAAAAAGAAATGTCTGAATATATTGCTCAAAAAGTGAAAGAAAACCATTTAGGTCGTATGGATCAAGTTGAGTTTTGGCTGACTCATCGCACAGATATTACCCGTTATTTGATTTTACTTAATACGAATCAAGAGCTGGAAAATCAGCTGAAAGAAGACCAGAAACGGATGACCAAGTTAGCCGAGCAGACGGAGCGATATACGGCACGATTGCCGATAGCTGGAACTTCATTGGGAGAGAGAATTCGTGTAATCAGTAATTTTGCTGATAAGATGGAAAAAGTTCGTTTTGCACAAGAGTACCAAGCAGACGCTTATACACGTCAAACGATTCGAGAAGTCAAAGAAAAGCAACAGCAAGTGACCGATCAAGCAAGACCATTGTTGCATCGTTTCCAGATTGCTTCTATAAATGAAATTCCAAATAAAATCAAAGGTTATCAAGAAGCTAATGCGAATTATAAGCGAAAACAAGAATTACAAAGGATGCTAGTAGGAGTATATCCAGAATCAAGTGATCCTAAACAACTACCTTCCAGACAAATAGCGCTAACACAAACACTTAATGACGTAGAAGAAAGTATCCAACAATTACAGGAGAAAGAACAGAAACTCCTATATCAGCGTCAACAAATGTTGGCGGATGGAACATTAGATGAACTTTATCAAAAACGTGCAGAACTTATGACTGAGATAGAGGAACTTGCTTTAAATTGGTCAGCTAATCAATTAGCGGGGCAAGTGTTGATGGATCTATTAACGGAATTATCTGAAAAGCAATTACCTAATTTGCTGAAAAAAGCAACGGATTATTTCAAACTTTTGACACGAAATACTTATCGAGCGATTCAATTACAGGAAGAGCAATTGATCGTAGTTCGTGAAGATCAACAGCGTTTTATGCTGCATGAGCTATCCACTGGGACAAGAGATCAAGTCATAATGGCAGTTCGGTTTGCTTTTCTTTATTTACAGGAACATCGCAGTTTATGCCCAATCATGATCGATGATGGTTGGCTGCATTACGATAGTCAAAGAAAAGAGCAATTAGCACAACTGTTTGCTGTTTTTTCCGAACATCAACAAGTCATCTGTTTTTCTTCCGACCAGGAAATGGTAAGCTATTATAAAGAGTTGAAACAACCGATTATAGAATTAGAAGGAGCATGA
- a CDS encoding WxL domain-containing protein produces MKKMILAALLVSTATLSFAGNAHADEMDKIVNNPKEKTEVGINFKTNDGSLQTEGPFKGHLAVVFNPTRFHFGSGKVAAAGSNNLIFDQEGADATVQAEKQFLVVNDDREANGTTVNPGQEWHVTATFSGLKTSAGDDLASTIKLKTGVAQGYAIGSAIDPVTQDYIPANPNADATVITDLASTEQANFDGGSEVTLTKDSAVTVFGRKTADPGKKGGVATQITDVQLLIPDGTGAAGKTFTGDITWALADTYK; encoded by the coding sequence ATGAAAAAAATGATTTTGGCTGCGTTGTTAGTATCGACAGCAACTTTAAGCTTTGCAGGAAATGCTCATGCTGATGAAATGGATAAAATTGTAAATAATCCAAAAGAAAAAACAGAAGTAGGAATCAACTTTAAAACTAATGATGGTTCACTGCAAACAGAAGGTCCTTTTAAAGGCCATTTAGCAGTTGTGTTCAATCCAACAAGATTTCATTTTGGTTCAGGGAAAGTTGCTGCTGCTGGATCAAATAACTTAATATTTGATCAAGAAGGTGCAGATGCTACTGTGCAGGCAGAAAAACAATTCTTAGTTGTCAATGACGATAGAGAAGCAAATGGAACTACTGTGAATCCTGGTCAGGAGTGGCATGTCACAGCTACATTTTCAGGATTGAAAACATCAGCTGGTGATGACTTGGCATCAACAATTAAATTGAAAACTGGAGTAGCTCAAGGCTATGCTATTGGCTCTGCTATTGATCCTGTAACACAAGATTATATCCCAGCAAATCCTAACGCAGATGCTACAGTGATTACAGATTTAGCATCTACTGAACAAGCGAATTTCGACGGAGGGTCAGAGGTAACTTTAACTAAGGATAGTGCTGTTACTGTGTTTGGTAGAAAAACAGCCGACCCTGGTAAAAAAGGCGGAGTTGCAACACAAATTACTGATGTTCAATTGTTAATTCCTGATGGAACTGGTGCAGCAGGTAAAACATTTACAGGAGACATTACTTGGGCTTTAGCAGATACGTATAAGTAA
- a CDS encoding phosphatidylserine decarboxylase — protein MEQQFKAKAITENDSGSLRFLYKNSIGRLILKGLIQPPMTKVAGAYLNSSFSKRMIPRFIKQNNLQMDEYEPMTYRSFNHFFMREIKPKARLLSQDELSLGAPCDGKVTVYPINKKQTFKVKNSEYDLAELLDNTSLAEEWQGGCAVIFRLTPDDYHHYYFIDEGTISQHQKIAGVFHTVQPIAVHNEPVFSRNAREVTVIETKNFGKIAQIEVGALMVGKIKNVKESGNCQRFEKKGWFEFGGSTVILLFQKNQVRIDSELYSNTENNLETIVKFGQVFGRKMGGMHE, from the coding sequence ATGGAGCAGCAGTTTAAAGCAAAGGCTATCACTGAAAATGATAGTGGATCATTACGTTTTTTATATAAAAATTCGATTGGACGACTTATTTTAAAAGGGCTTATTCAACCACCGATGACAAAAGTTGCGGGAGCTTATTTAAATAGTTCGTTTTCAAAAAGGATGATCCCTCGTTTCATTAAGCAAAACAATCTTCAAATGGACGAATATGAGCCTATGACGTATCGTTCATTCAACCATTTTTTTATGCGGGAAATCAAACCGAAAGCACGCTTATTATCACAAGATGAGCTCTCTTTGGGAGCGCCTTGTGATGGCAAAGTCACGGTGTATCCAATCAATAAAAAACAAACGTTTAAAGTAAAAAATTCAGAATATGATCTTGCAGAATTACTTGATAACACAAGCCTTGCAGAAGAATGGCAAGGAGGATGTGCTGTTATTTTTCGTTTGACTCCTGATGATTATCATCATTATTATTTTATTGATGAAGGAACCATTAGTCAGCATCAGAAAATAGCAGGTGTTTTTCACACTGTGCAGCCGATTGCAGTCCATAATGAGCCAGTCTTCTCTAGAAATGCAAGAGAGGTTACAGTTATTGAGACGAAAAACTTTGGGAAGATTGCTCAAATTGAAGTGGGTGCATTGATGGTCGGAAAAATCAAAAATGTAAAAGAATCAGGGAACTGTCAGCGTTTTGAAAAAAAAGGTTGGTTTGAATTTGGTGGTTCAACAGTGATTTTATTATTTCAGAAAAACCAAGTAAGGATCGATTCAGAACTTTACTCTAACACTGAAAATAATCTTGAAACGATCGTGAAATTTGGCCAAGTTTTTGGGAGGAAAATGGGGGGAATGCATGAATAA
- a CDS encoding CDP-alcohol phosphatidyltransferase family protein, with protein MIGIYDYTVILTYGNAIFSIVGMYLALTQHIVEAIFCLVLSGICDMFDGFVANMKERTKSEMCYGIQIDSLADLISFGVFPTVLGYASGLTQGIYLPLFVFYILAALIRLAHYNVTEMERKEHCDTCREYYEGLPVTSSAALIPLLFFITGRLHIAFTLIYPAALLIIGFLFISKVKIKKVDPRKLAFGAFVGAVVAFFVR; from the coding sequence ATGATTGGTATTTATGATTACACAGTTATCCTAACCTATGGAAATGCAATATTTTCAATAGTTGGAATGTATTTAGCACTTACACAACACATCGTTGAAGCTATTTTTTGTTTAGTACTCTCAGGTATTTGTGATATGTTTGATGGATTTGTCGCAAATATGAAAGAACGTACCAAAAGTGAGATGTGCTATGGTATTCAGATCGATTCTCTTGCTGATTTGATTAGTTTTGGGGTTTTCCCAACTGTTTTAGGGTATGCATCAGGTTTGACTCAAGGAATTTATTTGCCATTATTCGTCTTTTATATTTTAGCAGCTTTGATTCGGTTAGCGCACTACAATGTGACGGAAATGGAGAGAAAAGAGCATTGCGACACGTGTCGTGAATATTATGAAGGATTGCCTGTTACGAGTAGTGCTGCCTTGATTCCATTGTTATTTTTCATTACAGGACGCTTGCATATTGCCTTTACATTAATCTACCCAGCTGCGTTATTGATCATTGGTTTTTTATTTATCTCGAAAGTCAAAATCAAAAAAGTCGATCCTAGAAAATTAGCTTTTGGAGCATTTGTAGGAGCGGTGGTCGCATTTTTTGTTCGTTAA
- a CDS encoding ASCH domain-containing protein, translating to MNQSVIDLWSQFKTHYSLTHDTYDAWAFGNSPEMADELLAHVLKGEKTGTSSLYVLYELEQEQVPKVESYSVLLDGNDQAQAVICTKVVEILPYSQVSEVHGYLEGEGDRTLNYWRSVHQPFFEQELKKYGQTFSEDLLIVYELFELVYQKK from the coding sequence ATGAACCAATCAGTGATAGATTTATGGTCACAGTTCAAAACACACTATTCGCTTACACATGATACGTATGATGCTTGGGCCTTTGGTAATTCACCAGAAATGGCAGACGAGCTATTAGCACATGTTCTTAAAGGAGAAAAGACTGGCACGTCTTCGTTATATGTTTTATATGAATTAGAGCAAGAACAGGTTCCTAAAGTAGAGAGCTATAGCGTGTTACTGGACGGAAATGATCAAGCGCAAGCGGTTATTTGTACGAAGGTAGTAGAGATTCTCCCGTACTCTCAAGTATCAGAAGTTCATGGATATCTTGAAGGGGAAGGGGATCGTACATTGAACTATTGGCGTAGTGTACACCAGCCTTTTTTTGAGCAAGAGTTAAAGAAGTATGGGCAAACATTTTCTGAGGATCTGTTGATCGTTTACGAACTCTTTGAATTAGTTTATCAAAAAAAATAA
- a CDS encoding 3'-5' exoribonuclease YhaM family protein, with amino-acid sequence MKKIRELTVDETFELFLLIKNADVRMAKNGKKFIAFTFQDTSGTIDGKYWDASEEEISRFTAGNVILLNGKREVYQGNPQVKIMHMRVARPDEPSQPTLYMERAPLKREDMVEEINQIVFEITNAHWQRIVRYLLTQYQKEFFDYPAAKRNHHAFANGLAYHTVSMLRLGKAICKEYNELNAALLYSGIILHDLGKVKELSGAMTTEYTLSGNLIGHLVLVDEEITKACIALKIDENDEDVIVLRHMVLAHHGLLEYGSPVRPRIMEAEVLHQIDNIDASIQMMLGSVRQTEPGQYTDRIFGLDNRSFYVPKDI; translated from the coding sequence ATGAAAAAAATCCGTGAACTAACTGTAGATGAGACATTTGAATTATTTCTTTTGATCAAAAACGCCGATGTTCGTATGGCGAAAAACGGGAAAAAATTTATTGCGTTTACTTTTCAAGATACATCTGGCACAATCGACGGGAAATACTGGGATGCATCAGAAGAAGAAATCAGCCGATTTACAGCAGGAAACGTTATTCTTTTGAATGGAAAAAGAGAAGTATACCAAGGGAATCCCCAAGTGAAGATCATGCATATGCGTGTAGCGCGTCCAGATGAACCTAGTCAACCGACTTTATATATGGAACGTGCACCATTAAAACGGGAAGATATGGTTGAAGAAATCAATCAAATCGTTTTTGAAATCACCAATGCACACTGGCAACGTATTGTTCGTTATTTATTGACACAATATCAAAAAGAATTTTTTGATTATCCGGCAGCGAAGAGAAACCATCATGCATTTGCAAATGGTTTAGCGTATCATACAGTATCTATGCTTCGTTTAGGAAAAGCAATTTGTAAAGAATACAATGAATTGAATGCAGCTTTGCTTTATTCTGGAATTATTTTACATGACTTAGGCAAGGTTAAAGAACTTTCTGGTGCGATGACTACGGAGTATACACTATCAGGAAATTTGATTGGGCATTTAGTGCTTGTGGACGAAGAAATTACCAAAGCATGTATTGCGCTGAAAATCGATGAAAATGATGAAGATGTGATCGTGTTGCGTCATATGGTTTTAGCGCATCATGGTTTATTAGAATATGGTTCACCAGTTCGCCCACGAATTATGGAGGCTGAAGTGTTACATCAAATCGACAATATTGACGCATCGATCCAAATGATGTTAGGATCAGTTCGCCAAACAGAACCAGGGCAATATACAGATCGAATTTTTGGATTAGACAATCGTAGTTTTTATGTACCAAAGGATATTTAA
- a CDS encoding LPXTG cell wall anchor domain-containing protein, translating to MKSKLKLCILLGILLSFAITPLMTVQADDGIDHTERKTKVGIGFEEIPDDPIVREPIKYQPATPKNIGQLPNTGEMLTSFIVLLIGLSVLIIFVGIANLKRVYYIRVLE from the coding sequence ATGAAAAGTAAGCTAAAGTTATGTATTCTTTTGGGAATACTGTTAAGTTTTGCTATCACGCCACTTATGACTGTTCAAGCAGATGATGGGATAGATCACACTGAGCGAAAAACGAAGGTGGGGATTGGTTTTGAAGAAATACCAGATGACCCTATTGTGAGAGAGCCAATAAAATACCAACCAGCGACCCCAAAAAATATAGGGCAGTTACCAAATACTGGAGAAATGCTGACTTCGTTTATTGTTTTACTGATAGGTTTATCTGTCTTGATTATTTTTGTTGGAATTGCTAATTTGAAACGAGTTTATTATATAAGAGTATTGGAGTGA
- a CDS encoding metallophosphoesterase encodes MNKLAFLVIEALFLLGNFYIGRKFIFIFEQFSFFKYPLILWVIIGLLALTSLLTMLLFDVNVGGWIGKIGSYWLSFWFVSLVIFGLTDLIMKITEKITSIQSKTSLNVWLGSMLLVVILFCYGSWQAQQVKTINYRVTIDKTANNKLKKLKAVLISDLHLGYVNDVKKLEKIVTKINQMHPDVVFISGDLFDGNYKALQDTSGIQKQFKRLSSTYGTYMCWGNHDAGETFEKMKALVEASDIVLLEDEMTVVGEEILIVGRKDSRPIGSQDGDRKNLKEQFKKVGNQLPKIILDHQPSNIDEYKQANELILSGHTHQGQIFPFSLVTKAYFTVDYGYYRKNEQSPQVIVSSGVGTWGPPMRIGTQSEIVQIEIITE; translated from the coding sequence ATGAATAAGTTGGCATTTTTAGTTATTGAGGCATTATTCCTTCTAGGAAATTTTTATATCGGTAGAAAGTTTATTTTCATATTCGAACAATTTTCATTTTTTAAGTATCCATTGATTTTATGGGTGATTATTGGTCTATTGGCACTCACATCGCTGCTGACGATGTTATTATTTGATGTTAATGTGGGCGGATGGATTGGGAAAATTGGCAGTTATTGGCTGTCATTTTGGTTTGTATCATTAGTTATTTTTGGGTTGACTGATTTGATCATGAAGATTACAGAGAAAATCACCTCGATTCAGTCAAAAACCTCCCTAAACGTGTGGCTAGGTTCAATGCTGCTGGTTGTTATTTTATTTTGTTATGGTTCGTGGCAAGCACAGCAAGTCAAAACAATTAATTATCGAGTAACGATCGATAAAACAGCAAACAATAAGCTAAAAAAATTAAAAGCTGTACTGATCAGTGATTTGCATTTAGGCTATGTGAATGATGTGAAGAAGTTAGAAAAAATCGTGACGAAAATCAATCAAATGCATCCAGATGTCGTTTTTATTTCGGGGGATTTGTTTGATGGGAATTATAAAGCATTACAAGATACATCAGGCATACAAAAACAATTCAAACGACTATCTTCCACTTATGGAACATACATGTGTTGGGGGAATCATGATGCTGGCGAAACCTTTGAAAAGATGAAGGCACTTGTTGAAGCATCAGACATTGTTTTACTAGAAGATGAAATGACAGTTGTTGGTGAAGAAATTTTAATAGTAGGTAGAAAAGACAGCCGACCGATCGGTTCGCAAGATGGTGATAGAAAAAATCTTAAAGAGCAATTTAAGAAAGTGGGCAATCAACTGCCAAAAATCATCTTAGATCATCAGCCATCAAACATAGATGAATATAAGCAGGCTAATGAGTTGATTCTTTCAGGACATACGCATCAAGGGCAGATTTTTCCGTTTAGTTTAGTGACAAAAGCGTATTTCACTGTGGATTATGGATATTATCGTAAAAATGAACAGAGCCCGCAAGTTATTGTGTCTTCCGGTGTTGGTACATGGGGGCCGCCAATGCGAATCGGTACTCAAAGTGAAATCGTTCAAATAGAGATTATAACAGAATAA
- a CDS encoding metallophosphoesterase family protein yields MKVLHTADLHLDRSFEGLKNSSTQISEKLQQANHEVITAIVDIAIRNQVDAVILAGDTFHQSRTSIRTQAYFIDEMKRLDQAKIPVIMSFGNHDYYVAERYWFDFPKNMFLFQKEQVETHYFMTKNQEKVAVTGFSYEHPWINDDKLSAFPTKDAAADLHIGIYHGDTTNNGQQNYAPFSFSEMKTKGYDYWALGHIHQPQVVSADPLIVYPGTPQGHTKKERTVQGVAIVSIESGHATVHFEPVAKVTWQVEKYSLRQAKSLQETLSLLTEHLLKEETRGGQLILTEIKLTDTEQLGEEFRISYENGELLHYLQTTLLQQTNHSLFLFQVEVMTDDLDKKVMITADPELLKQLEHNYLQPEIFSNTLQELIQNPVFSSIVQINEEWRERSIEQADQKIKADFVIQEDQP; encoded by the coding sequence ATGAAAGTATTGCATACGGCAGATTTACATCTGGATCGGTCTTTTGAAGGCCTAAAGAATAGTTCAACGCAAATTTCCGAAAAATTACAGCAAGCCAATCATGAAGTCATTACAGCGATTGTTGATATAGCAATAAGGAATCAAGTGGATGCAGTTATTTTAGCTGGAGACACTTTTCATCAAAGCCGGACATCGATCCGAACGCAAGCGTATTTTATCGATGAAATGAAACGTCTAGATCAAGCTAAAATCCCTGTGATCATGTCATTTGGCAATCATGATTATTATGTGGCAGAGCGCTATTGGTTCGACTTTCCTAAAAATATGTTTCTTTTTCAAAAAGAGCAAGTCGAAACACATTATTTTATGACGAAGAATCAGGAAAAAGTAGCGGTTACAGGGTTTAGTTATGAACATCCTTGGATCAATGACGATAAACTATCAGCGTTCCCTACAAAAGATGCGGCAGCAGATTTACATATCGGAATTTATCATGGTGATACGACAAATAATGGTCAGCAGAATTACGCACCGTTTTCATTTAGTGAGATGAAAACCAAAGGCTATGACTATTGGGCCTTGGGGCATATACACCAGCCTCAGGTAGTTAGTGCAGATCCTTTGATTGTATATCCGGGGACACCGCAAGGACATACAAAAAAAGAACGGACTGTTCAAGGTGTCGCAATCGTTTCAATAGAATCAGGTCATGCGACGGTTCATTTCGAACCCGTAGCCAAAGTTACTTGGCAGGTGGAGAAATACTCATTGAGACAAGCTAAAAGCCTGCAGGAAACGTTAAGTCTTCTTACGGAGCATCTTTTAAAAGAAGAAACGCGCGGCGGACAACTGATTTTAACGGAAATCAAGTTAACCGATACAGAACAACTAGGTGAGGAATTCCGAATATCCTATGAAAATGGTGAGCTACTTCACTATTTACAAACAACATTGCTACAACAGACAAATCACTCATTATTTTTATTCCAAGTAGAGGTGATGACGGATGATCTGGATAAAAAAGTAATGATCACTGCCGATCCTGAGTTGTTGAAGCAATTAGAACATAACTATTTACAACCGGAGATATTTTCAAATACGTTGCAAGAACTAATACAAAATCCAGTATTTTCTTCGATTGTACAGATAAACGAAGAGTGGCGTGAGCGTAGTATTGAACAAGCAGATCAAAAAATCAAAGCAGATTTTGTTATTCAGGAGGATCAGCCATGA
- a CDS encoding DUF916 and DUF3324 domain-containing protein — MKKIYVLILCCLLITISGVNGLTAFANEKEDDEILGYAVKAIQPSTQLDQEKTYFYVQTVPGEEQTLEVKVQSTRKKPIDLEITVEDAMTGDNGEIAYKASNNKEMNYDETLKEPVSSMIEVETPKLTVGNFEEKIVRFKLTPPKEHYQGVKIGAISIGVADKVDNKGIKTGFSYEIGAIFSETGEEFNNSESLNLKSVRAELYHGKKMVLANLQNPEPKVLENLTIDATVKNKKSGDIIKEKKVQGYTMAPNSNFNFGLDWGIANIPSGVYIMEMEVKNDFNNWTFKKEFQITGKQANEINAGSPYKIITPLNVQIATVTLGVLTVMIAFFQFRRKNKWERHWKKLRIQRKKTKKKRNSGNSKRER, encoded by the coding sequence ATGAAAAAAATATATGTACTGATACTATGTTGCTTATTGATTACAATCTCTGGAGTGAATGGATTAACTGCTTTTGCAAATGAAAAAGAAGATGATGAAATACTAGGATATGCGGTAAAAGCCATTCAGCCAAGCACACAGCTTGATCAGGAGAAAACTTATTTTTATGTGCAGACTGTTCCGGGAGAAGAACAAACATTAGAAGTAAAAGTACAAAGTACACGTAAAAAACCTATTGATTTAGAAATAACAGTTGAAGATGCAATGACAGGTGATAATGGTGAAATTGCGTATAAGGCATCTAATAATAAAGAGATGAATTATGATGAAACCTTAAAGGAACCAGTCAGTTCTATGATTGAGGTAGAAACGCCTAAGTTAACTGTTGGAAATTTTGAAGAGAAAATTGTTCGCTTCAAATTAACGCCTCCCAAAGAACACTACCAAGGAGTTAAAATCGGAGCTATTTCAATTGGTGTTGCAGATAAAGTAGACAATAAAGGAATCAAAACAGGATTTTCTTATGAAATCGGGGCAATCTTTTCGGAAACAGGAGAAGAATTCAATAATTCAGAAAGTCTAAATTTAAAAAGTGTAAGAGCTGAGTTATACCACGGGAAAAAAATGGTTTTAGCTAATTTACAAAATCCAGAACCTAAAGTGTTGGAGAACTTAACCATCGATGCTACTGTGAAAAACAAAAAAAGTGGAGATATTATCAAAGAGAAAAAAGTTCAGGGATACACTATGGCACCAAATAGTAATTTTAATTTTGGGCTGGATTGGGGAATCGCCAATATTCCATCTGGTGTATACATTATGGAGATGGAAGTTAAAAATGATTTTAATAATTGGACATTTAAAAAAGAATTTCAAATTACTGGAAAACAAGCGAATGAAATAAATGCTGGAAGTCCATACAAAATAATTACACCACTGAATGTCCAAATAGCTACAGTTACTTTGGGCGTACTGACGGTTATGATTGCTTTTTTCCAGTTCAGAAGGAAGAACAAATGGGAGAGGCACTGGAAAAAATTAAGAATTCAAAGGAAGAAAACAAAGAAAAAAAGGAATAGTGGGAATTCCAAAAGAGAGCGATGA